The Deinococcus sp. Marseille-Q6407 genome has a window encoding:
- a CDS encoding DHH family phosphoesterase, translating to MTRTDNGGPADYPAQVQQVAQALRQHSGPVVVLSHENPDGDALGSVLGLTRALRQLGREVCAPMTLPRYLQFLPEEGELCGPLEAWPDGALAAVLDVDNNDHVRVGGANMSSFSGPTVNIDHHGTNARQADALLVDPSQPATAQIMVDVLDALGTEWNEHLATPLLLGLITDTGSFQFSSTTPTTLRTGARLLEHGARLNWLNEQRMQNPRTYYTLLREVLSTLEFTRGGRVVLARVDDAMLERAGAGWDEVDAYVGLLRNAEGAQLAVLVKDYGDRVKFSLRSRGGLSAQNIAVALGGGGHIPAAGATVNAPYPEARAQLDAAVSAELARLDAQTAQEQTL from the coding sequence CGAACCGATAATGGAGGCCCTGCCGACTACCCCGCGCAGGTGCAGCAGGTGGCCCAGGCGCTGCGGCAACACTCTGGCCCAGTCGTGGTGCTCTCGCACGAGAACCCGGACGGCGACGCTCTGGGTAGCGTACTGGGCCTGACCCGCGCCCTGCGGCAACTGGGCCGCGAGGTCTGCGCGCCCATGACCCTGCCGCGCTACCTGCAGTTTCTGCCGGAAGAGGGCGAGCTGTGCGGCCCGCTGGAAGCCTGGCCGGACGGAGCACTGGCCGCCGTGCTGGACGTGGACAACAATGACCATGTGCGGGTGGGCGGCGCCAACATGAGCAGCTTCAGCGGTCCCACCGTGAACATTGACCATCACGGCACCAACGCCCGGCAGGCCGACGCTCTGCTGGTGGACCCCTCGCAGCCGGCCACCGCGCAGATCATGGTGGACGTGCTGGACGCGCTGGGCACCGAGTGGAACGAGCACCTCGCCACGCCGCTGCTGCTGGGCCTGATCACCGACACCGGGTCGTTTCAGTTTTCCAGCACCACCCCCACCACCCTGCGGACCGGCGCCCGGCTGCTGGAACACGGCGCCCGACTGAACTGGCTGAACGAGCAGCGGATGCAGAACCCGCGCACCTATTACACCCTGCTGCGCGAGGTGCTGAGTACCCTGGAATTTACCCGTGGTGGCCGGGTGGTGCTGGCCCGGGTGGACGACGCCATGCTGGAACGGGCCGGCGCCGGCTGGGACGAGGTAGATGCTTACGTGGGCCTGCTGCGTAATGCCGAAGGCGCTCAGCTGGCGGTGCTGGTCAAGGATTACGGCGACCGGGTCAAGTTCTCGCTGCGTTCGCGCGGTGGCCTCAGCGCCCAGAACATCGCAGTGGCGCTGGGCGGCGGCGGGCATATCCCAGCCGCCGGGGCCACCGTGAATGCACCCTACCCGGAAGCCCGCGCGCAACTGGACGCCGCCGTGAGTGCCGAGCTGGCCCGCCTGGACGCCCAGACCGCGCAGGAACAAACGCTGTGA
- a CDS encoding serine hydrolase — protein sequence MRLKPAALLLGAALGLSGAGAWWWSGGVALPGWPAGLTAGLQLLAGQSGSRAAPLEASDLPASSQPDSPSSEAQPTPEGIASERAADSEMPPQEPGCLGPAPAAAKAPAPPYPMSGRLGLWVAEVDPRTLEVIRAVGTNPDSVFPLASTYKQAVLWAVLREIDAGRLSPDERFEITPAAQSLGDYPFDNSTARTLTERMIRDSDNTATDLLQRRVGLEKVQRVADDLHLCQTRLILPTKDWWVMEAGLSQTYRDHPDWWQADNRLELAAQLDAEAQRHSAAELAPKLDHYFEQRHQPSDDLGTHNLSTPYEFATLLAHAYLRSGLSERGTRWQHEVAQLGYGKSALRAGQVGNLQTFYGKGGNGWRLLTYTGYFVTKDGHHVVYAFMQHGADQLYTMPNTHRAFAWINAAVDEVIGPQRRKPAASAATTSQAAASP from the coding sequence ATGCGCCTGAAACCGGCGGCGCTGTTGCTGGGCGCCGCCCTAGGGCTGAGCGGCGCCGGTGCCTGGTGGTGGAGCGGCGGCGTGGCGCTGCCTGGCTGGCCGGCTGGTCTGACGGCGGGGCTACAGCTGCTGGCCGGCCAGTCTGGCAGCAGGGCTGCACCTTTAGAGGCGAGTGACCTTCCGGCCTCGTCTCAGCCCGATAGTCCCTCCTCGGAAGCGCAGCCCACGCCCGAAGGCATCGCCAGCGAGCGGGCCGCCGACAGCGAAATGCCCCCGCAGGAGCCGGGCTGCCTGGGCCCTGCGCCGGCAGCTGCCAAGGCACCGGCGCCACCTTACCCGATGTCGGGCCGGCTGGGGCTTTGGGTGGCGGAGGTGGACCCCCGCACGCTAGAGGTGATCCGGGCGGTGGGCACCAACCCCGACAGCGTCTTTCCACTGGCCAGCACCTACAAACAGGCGGTGCTGTGGGCGGTGCTGCGCGAGATCGACGCTGGCCGCCTGTCGCCGGATGAGCGCTTTGAGATCACGCCGGCGGCTCAGAGTCTGGGCGATTATCCATTCGATAACAGCACTGCCCGCACCCTGACCGAGCGCATGATTCGCGACTCCGACAACACCGCGACTGACCTGTTGCAGCGGCGGGTGGGCCTGGAAAAAGTGCAGCGGGTGGCCGACGACCTGCACCTGTGCCAGACCCGGCTGATTCTGCCCACCAAGGACTGGTGGGTGATGGAAGCGGGCCTGAGCCAGACCTACCGGGACCACCCGGACTGGTGGCAGGCTGATAACCGCCTGGAGTTGGCGGCGCAGCTGGACGCCGAAGCCCAGCGCCACAGCGCCGCCGAGCTGGCCCCTAAACTGGACCACTATTTCGAGCAGCGGCATCAGCCGAGTGACGACCTGGGTACCCACAACCTCAGCACCCCTTACGAGTTCGCGACCCTGCTGGCCCACGCCTACTTGCGCAGCGGCCTAAGCGAGCGCGGCACCCGCTGGCAGCACGAGGTGGCCCAGCTGGGCTACGGCAAGTCGGCGCTGAGGGCCGGGCAGGTGGGCAATCTTCAGACCTTCTACGGCAAGGGGGGCAATGGCTGGCGCCTGCTCACCTACACCGGCTATTTCGTGACCAAAGACGGGCATCACGTGGTGTACGCCTTTATGCAGCACGGCGCCGATCAGCTATACACCATGCCCAACACCCACCGCGCCTTTGCCTGGATCAACGCCGCGGTGGACGAGGTGATCGGGCCGCAGCGGCGCAAGCCGGCGGCCTCAGCTGCCACCACCTCACAGGCTGCGGCAAGCCCCTAA
- a CDS encoding (Fe-S)-binding protein: protein MLPELHKILFALYAVVTGVFVLWGFYRLYLRVGRGAPATETRFDNLPGRIGYSIVTSLTQERVFRKRPAIGILHSMVFYGFVYYLLVNVVDLIEGFFPVAIHSDNPLGIIYNLLADLLSASVILGVIGLMIRRFFTASKRDFKFSEKTLLHDWVKDGYIKRDSIIVASFIIFHVGSRMIAQSSKMAMEGGDRWQPFATSVGNLLFGGLSEAAQMNWWLFGFWGALGSILAFMIYFPYSKHFHFVGAPINYAFKRPVNSGVLPPMPGIEDAMEQDEPKLGAEKLEDLEWPRLLDAYACIQCNRCQDVCPANATGKALSPAALEINKRMELNSLGTHTSPFTLKKADFEEGASTARPLLEYAISEEAVWGCTTCGACMQVCPVQDEQMLDIVDIRRNLVMVQGEFPQQLQTAFRGMERASNPWGISRDKRMDWAEGLKVPTIDENPEPDVLYWVGCAASYDPGAQKVARSFVQLLDKAGVNYAVLGKKEACTGDSARRAGNEFLYQQLAQENVETLNEVRPKLIVATCPHCMNMIGQEYKQIGGDYQVVHHTEYLQQLVDAGQLPTTQLSASVTYHDPCYLGRHNGVYDAPRSLITRMAGQVLELERSREQSFCCGAGGAQFWKEEEEGSERISDNRFKEIQARLDASKEGKVLAVGCPFCKSMMNSTPAKAEADDIVVKDVAELMLESVQRASGEWVEPEVPVAPEGQAETPNTHLPEAQGEVRNALDEEEVTAVTNAQVENAQPMPPVQPAAGEKVERKAWTPGAPAAPAAQPAQTQPAPAAPAATGERKAWTPGAAATPAAAKDDVAPAAGERKAWNPAGAAATPAAAKDDVTPAAGERKAWNPAGAAATPAAAKDDVAPAAGERKAWNPAASAAPAQKQDAVKAAPAAADQTAPARKAWNPGAAPVAAPAAQPQTPAKDDVSSAPVQAEAAAPAPAATGARPKWTPGAAAQPRNQAPATPAAAPENTAETAMPAAVAPAVTLTETPAELADPQAPVVVDLPATDSDQPRETQPAPQAVAPASAETTVPAQDAGSNAETGATGRPKWKPGQH from the coding sequence TTGTTACCCGAACTGCATAAAATCCTGTTCGCCCTGTACGCCGTGGTCACGGGCGTTTTCGTGCTGTGGGGCTTTTACCGCCTCTATCTGCGCGTTGGGCGCGGCGCTCCCGCGACCGAAACCCGTTTCGACAACCTGCCGGGGCGCATCGGCTATTCCATCGTCACCTCGCTGACCCAGGAACGGGTGTTCCGTAAGCGCCCGGCCATCGGCATTTTGCACTCGATGGTGTTTTACGGCTTTGTGTATTACCTCTTGGTCAACGTGGTGGACCTGATCGAAGGGTTTTTCCCGGTCGCCATTCACAGCGACAATCCGCTGGGCATCATCTACAACCTGCTGGCCGACCTGCTCAGTGCCTCGGTGATTCTGGGCGTGATCGGGCTGATGATCCGCCGCTTTTTCACCGCCAGCAAGCGTGACTTCAAGTTCAGCGAAAAGACGCTGCTGCACGACTGGGTCAAGGACGGCTACATCAAGCGCGACTCGATCATCGTCGCCAGCTTCATCATCTTCCATGTGGGCAGCCGCATGATCGCCCAGAGCAGCAAGATGGCGATGGAAGGCGGCGACCGCTGGCAGCCGTTCGCCACCTCGGTGGGCAACCTGCTGTTCGGCGGCCTCAGCGAAGCCGCGCAGATGAACTGGTGGCTGTTCGGGTTCTGGGGCGCGCTGGGTTCCATCCTGGCGTTCATGATCTATTTCCCGTACTCCAAGCACTTCCACTTTGTGGGCGCGCCGATCAACTACGCCTTCAAGCGCCCGGTCAACTCCGGCGTGCTGCCCCCGATGCCCGGCATCGAGGACGCCATGGAGCAGGACGAGCCCAAGCTGGGCGCAGAAAAGCTGGAAGACCTGGAATGGCCCCGGCTGCTGGACGCCTACGCCTGTATTCAGTGCAACCGCTGCCAGGATGTCTGCCCGGCCAACGCCACCGGCAAGGCCCTGAGCCCCGCCGCGCTGGAAATCAACAAGCGCATGGAGCTCAACAGCCTCGGCACCCACACCAGCCCCTTTACCCTGAAAAAGGCCGACTTTGAAGAAGGAGCCAGCACCGCCCGTCCGCTGCTGGAATACGCCATCAGCGAGGAAGCGGTCTGGGGCTGCACCACCTGCGGCGCCTGTATGCAGGTCTGCCCGGTGCAGGATGAACAGATGCTGGACATCGTGGATATTCGCCGCAACCTGGTGATGGTGCAGGGCGAGTTCCCGCAGCAGCTGCAAACCGCTTTCCGCGGCATGGAACGCGCCAGCAACCCCTGGGGCATCTCCCGGGACAAGCGCATGGACTGGGCCGAGGGCCTGAAAGTGCCTACCATCGACGAGAACCCCGAACCCGACGTGCTGTACTGGGTGGGCTGCGCCGCGTCTTACGACCCGGGCGCCCAGAAGGTGGCCCGCTCCTTCGTGCAGCTGCTGGACAAGGCCGGCGTGAACTACGCCGTACTGGGCAAAAAAGAAGCCTGCACCGGCGACAGCGCCCGGCGTGCCGGTAACGAGTTCCTCTACCAGCAGCTGGCCCAGGAAAACGTGGAAACCCTCAACGAGGTGCGCCCCAAGCTGATCGTGGCAACCTGCCCGCACTGCATGAACATGATCGGTCAGGAATACAAGCAGATTGGCGGCGACTATCAGGTCGTTCACCACACCGAGTACCTCCAGCAGCTGGTGGACGCCGGTCAGCTGCCCACCACCCAGCTGTCTGCCTCCGTCACCTACCACGACCCCTGCTACCTGGGCCGCCACAACGGCGTATATGATGCCCCCCGCTCGCTGATTACCCGGATGGCCGGTCAAGTGCTGGAACTGGAACGCAGCCGCGAGCAGAGCTTCTGCTGTGGCGCAGGCGGCGCGCAGTTCTGGAAGGAAGAAGAAGAAGGCAGCGAGCGCATCAGCGACAACCGCTTCAAGGAAATCCAGGCCCGCCTTGATGCCTCCAAGGAAGGCAAGGTGCTGGCGGTCGGTTGCCCCTTCTGCAAGTCGATGATGAACTCCACCCCGGCCAAGGCCGAAGCCGACGACATCGTGGTCAAGGACGTGGCCGAGCTGATGCTGGAAAGCGTGCAGCGTGCCAGCGGCGAGTGGGTGGAACCTGAAGTCCCGGTGGCCCCTGAAGGCCAGGCTGAAACGCCCAACACCCACCTGCCTGAAGCCCAGGGCGAAGTGCGCAATGCGCTGGACGAAGAAGAGGTCACGGCCGTGACCAACGCCCAGGTAGAAAATGCCCAGCCGATGCCCCCGGTTCAGCCGGCAGCCGGCGAGAAGGTCGAGCGCAAGGCCTGGACCCCCGGCGCTCCCGCTGCTCCGGCGGCCCAGCCGGCCCAGACTCAGCCTGCTCCCGCTGCTCCGGCCGCCACGGGTGAGCGCAAAGCCTGGACTCCTGGCGCCGCGGCAACCCCGGCTGCCGCCAAGGACGATGTGGCCCCGGCTGCAGGCGAACGCAAGGCCTGGAACCCGGCTGGTGCTGCGGCAACCCCGGCTGCTGCCAAGGATGATGTGACCCCGGCCGCAGGCGAACGCAAGGCCTGGAACCCGGCTGGTGCTGCGGCAACCCCAGCTGCCGCCAAGGACGACGTGGCCCCGGCTGCAGGTGAACGCAAAGCCTGGAACCCGGCTGCCAGCGCTGCCCCGGCCCAGAAACAGGATGCGGTCAAGGCTGCTCCCGCTGCCGCCGATCAGACCGCCCCGGCCCGCAAAGCCTGGAACCCAGGCGCCGCACCTGTGGCGGCTCCGGCGGCCCAGCCTCAGACGCCCGCCAAGGACGATGTCAGCTCCGCCCCGGTGCAGGCTGAAGCGGCCGCGCCCGCTCCGGCGGCCACCGGCGCCCGGCCCAAGTGGACTCCCGGTGCCGCCGCGCAGCCGCGCAACCAGGCCCCGGCCACGCCAGCGGCTGCGCCCGAAAACACTGCCGAGACGGCCATGCCCGCAGCGGTGGCTCCGGCCGTAACCCTAACCGAGACGCCCGCCGAACTGGCCGACCCGCAGGCCCCGGTGGTGGTGGATCTGCCGGCCACGGACAGCGACCAGCCGCGCGAAACCCAGCCAGCCCCGCAGGCTGTGGCTCCGGCAAGTGCCGAGACGACCGTACCTGCCCAGGACGCCGGCAGCAACGCCGAAACTGGCGCCACCGGCCGGCCCAAGTGGAAGCCTGGCCAGCACTAA
- the secD gene encoding protein translocase subunit SecD, translating into MTFNNPNQRQRRDRDRRRAAPVSGRPSPWTGLLLLVTFLTALAFIWRPWQHPETPTQLYNDQYQAVTLGLDLRGGLRIELEPTTKDYTREDLDKVKTIVENRVDALGVAEPTVTVTSNDRVVVEAPGATPEIQQQVRDVIGKTARLEFRIVKEGAKPDPKLAADKPATGGYKLTDLGPVQATGEIIADARAATDQSGRWVVAFDNTEAGAKQFGEFTGRNVGKLMAIVLDNQIQSVATINEQLFRGVQISGDFDADQAGQLALVLESGSLPIQVQTAAERSIGPSLGADAINSGLKAGIIGLGAVFVLLFLYYGLWLGLVGALGLIFSGAILTGLLGGFGSTLTLPGIAGLVLTIGAAVDGNVISFERFKEERRHGKGVRQSIAKAYEHSTLTILDVNATHLISAFALYQFSSGPVRGFAVAVIAGTLASTFSNLVFARWMMSWLGQRFPNLSAPQWITEPRINFMKPAALISGLSILLALGGAGYVAANGLNYGVDFRSGTTVTARFDSAVTPEQIREKVVAAGAQQVTPQNTVIQQDIVPGIAGEQYTIKVPELKAEQVAAVGQQLATLSGGQVQSSETVGPTVGAELTRNTLYAMLLGLSGILIYVWFRFDLVMGLGSILATVHDVAIALGIYALLGLEFNISTVAAILTLIGYSLNDSIIISDRIRENMRSMRGQSYRDIVNTSINQTLSRTVMTSLSTMLPLIALLIWGGPVLRDFSLILVIGILVGTYSSIYIVAPLVVWWNESRGRHHPHTPQPTEPKANA; encoded by the coding sequence TTGACTTTCAACAACCCCAACCAGCGCCAGCGGCGTGACCGCGACCGGCGCCGCGCCGCGCCAGTCAGCGGCAGACCCAGTCCCTGGACCGGGCTGCTGCTGCTGGTGACTTTTCTGACCGCCCTGGCCTTTATCTGGCGGCCCTGGCAGCACCCCGAGACGCCCACCCAGCTGTACAACGACCAGTATCAGGCCGTGACGCTGGGCCTGGACCTGCGCGGCGGCCTGCGCATCGAGCTGGAGCCGACCACCAAGGACTACACCCGCGAGGACCTGGACAAGGTCAAGACCATCGTGGAAAACCGGGTGGACGCCCTGGGCGTGGCCGAACCCACCGTGACCGTGACCAGCAACGACCGCGTGGTGGTGGAAGCCCCCGGCGCCACCCCCGAAATCCAGCAGCAGGTGCGCGACGTGATCGGCAAGACCGCCCGGCTGGAATTCCGGATCGTCAAGGAAGGCGCCAAGCCCGATCCCAAGCTGGCCGCCGACAAACCCGCCACCGGCGGCTACAAGCTGACCGACCTGGGCCCGGTGCAGGCCACCGGGGAAATCATCGCCGACGCCCGCGCCGCCACTGACCAGTCTGGGCGCTGGGTGGTGGCCTTCGACAACACCGAAGCCGGCGCCAAGCAGTTCGGTGAATTCACCGGCCGCAACGTGGGCAAGCTGATGGCCATTGTGCTGGACAACCAGATTCAGTCGGTCGCCACCATCAACGAGCAGCTGTTCCGCGGCGTGCAGATCAGCGGCGACTTCGACGCCGATCAGGCCGGGCAACTGGCGCTGGTGCTGGAAAGCGGCTCGCTGCCGATTCAGGTGCAGACCGCCGCCGAGCGTTCTATCGGCCCCAGCCTGGGCGCCGACGCCATCAACAGCGGCCTGAAAGCCGGCATCATCGGCCTGGGCGCCGTGTTCGTGCTGCTGTTCCTGTACTACGGCCTGTGGCTGGGTCTGGTGGGCGCGCTGGGCTTGATTTTCTCGGGCGCCATCCTGACCGGGCTGCTGGGCGGCTTCGGCTCCACGCTGACCCTGCCGGGCATCGCCGGTCTGGTGCTGACCATCGGCGCCGCTGTGGACGGCAACGTGATTTCCTTCGAGCGCTTTAAGGAAGAACGCCGCCATGGCAAGGGCGTGCGCCAGTCCATCGCCAAAGCCTACGAACACTCCACCCTGACCATTCTGGACGTGAACGCCACCCACCTGATCTCGGCGTTCGCGCTGTATCAGTTCTCCAGCGGCCCGGTGCGCGGCTTCGCTGTGGCCGTGATTGCCGGCACGCTGGCTTCCACCTTTTCCAACCTGGTCTTTGCCCGCTGGATGATGAGCTGGCTGGGGCAGCGTTTCCCCAACCTCAGCGCTCCGCAGTGGATCACCGAGCCGCGCATCAACTTCATGAAGCCGGCCGCACTGATCAGCGGCCTGAGTATCCTGCTGGCCCTGGGCGGCGCCGGCTACGTGGCGGCCAACGGCCTGAACTACGGGGTGGACTTCCGCTCCGGCACCACCGTCACCGCCCGCTTCGATAGCGCCGTGACCCCCGAACAGATCCGCGAGAAAGTGGTGGCCGCCGGCGCGCAGCAGGTGACCCCGCAGAACACCGTGATCCAGCAGGACATCGTGCCGGGCATTGCCGGCGAACAGTACACCATCAAGGTGCCCGAGCTGAAGGCCGAACAGGTGGCGGCCGTAGGCCAGCAGCTGGCGACCCTCAGCGGCGGACAGGTGCAGAGCAGCGAAACGGTGGGCCCCACCGTGGGCGCCGAGCTGACCCGCAACACCCTTTACGCCATGCTGCTGGGCCTCAGCGGCATTCTGATCTACGTGTGGTTCCGCTTTGACCTGGTGATGGGCCTGGGCTCGATCCTGGCGACCGTTCACGACGTGGCGATCGCGCTGGGCATCTACGCCCTGCTGGGCCTGGAGTTCAACATCTCGACGGTGGCCGCGATCCTCACCCTGATCGGCTACTCGCTGAACGACTCGATCATCATTTCGGACCGGATTCGCGAGAATATGCGGTCCATGCGCGGCCAGAGCTACCGCGACATCGTGAACACCTCGATCAACCAGACGCTGTCGCGCACAGTGATGACCTCGCTGAGCACCATGCTGCCGCTGATCGCCCTGCTGATCTGGGGCGGGCCGGTCCTGCGCGACTTCAGCCTGATTCTGGTGATCGGTATTCTGGTGGGCACCTATTCGTCCATCTACATCGTGGCGCCGCTGGTGGTGTGGTGGAACGAGAGCCGTGGCCGCCACCACCCACACACCCCGCAGCCGACCGAGCCCAAGGCCAACGCCTGA
- the holA gene encoding DNA polymerase III subunit delta yields the protein MLAAFSGHPFLAELALRDWAEQRGIDRSELTRLSGDDVTPERLEPLLAPSLFGGGGVIVDLAGVKPGKELMALLTGAAAPALVLDVTAPPTRAKVYEAHGELIRSPNPQRPGDVLGWLLPYAKSQGLRLEKDAAQYLADVFGTDLTGMAGELNKLSFLPAGTRLDEATVQAVVGREKAGDSFAMLDAATAGRPALALEQLGRLLRGGEDPFRLLGAVVWQYSLIARCVGLLADSGGRVNDNAAAQRLGAKPYPVKKALAVARRLNETRIRQHLGRVAQADLDLKRGHDPARVLERLMIELSR from the coding sequence ATGCTGGCCGCCTTCAGTGGACATCCCTTTCTGGCCGAACTGGCGCTGCGCGACTGGGCCGAGCAGCGCGGCATTGACCGCAGCGAACTGACCCGCCTGAGCGGCGACGACGTGACCCCCGAGCGGCTGGAACCGCTGCTGGCCCCCAGTCTCTTTGGCGGCGGCGGGGTGATTGTGGACCTCGCCGGCGTCAAGCCCGGCAAGGAGCTGATGGCTCTGCTGACGGGGGCCGCTGCCCCTGCGCTGGTGCTGGACGTGACGGCCCCACCCACCCGCGCCAAAGTGTATGAAGCCCACGGCGAACTGATTCGCAGCCCCAACCCGCAGCGCCCCGGCGACGTGCTGGGCTGGCTGCTGCCCTACGCCAAAAGCCAGGGCCTAAGGCTAGAAAAAGACGCCGCACAGTACCTGGCCGACGTGTTCGGCACCGACCTGACCGGCATGGCCGGCGAGCTGAACAAGCTCTCGTTCCTGCCGGCCGGCACCCGGCTGGACGAGGCCACCGTGCAGGCAGTGGTGGGCCGCGAAAAGGCCGGCGACTCGTTTGCCATGTTGGACGCGGCCACCGCCGGCCGCCCGGCCCTGGCGCTAGAGCAGCTGGGCCGGCTGCTGCGCGGCGGCGAGGACCCCTTCCGCCTGCTGGGCGCCGTGGTGTGGCAGTACAGCCTGATTGCCCGCTGCGTGGGGCTGCTGGCCGACTCAGGCGGGCGGGTGAATGACAACGCGGCCGCGCAGCGCCTGGGGGCCAAACCCTACCCGGTAAAAAAAGCCCTGGCCGTGGCCCGCCGGCTGAACGAAACCAGAATCCGCCAGCACCTGGGCCGCGTCGCGCAGGCAGACCTGGACCTCAAGCGCGGCCATGACCCGGCGCGGGTGCTGGAACGGCTGATGATCGAACTGAGCCGCTAG
- a CDS encoding glutathionylspermidine synthase family protein: MERRSFAPRPDWQQRLEAVGMLWYGAVPEHPVPYWAEDAGYTFSRAEVDALEQAAQQLTGQVLAATEYAITERRLAELGIPNFLEDAVRESWDRDDPSVYLRLDLAYRPGEVPQLLEVNGQTPTSLLEAAVCQWQWLEDRQAAGELPAQAGQWNTIHEALGEQWAHLKRERGIHEVTFSAAWNDEDIATVTYLRELANAAGLRSSFLDVDELGLAPGEPYLLDGWPRPIQHLMWLWPFEFAWDARDGEALAQTQTRFIEPLWKAVSSSKGLLALLHELYPDDPQILPASLTPGTLRGPTVQKPLYSREGQNVVLPGAAMTPGDYAGYPLLEQAYTELPTFQAADGPRYPVLGVWAAGEEVCGLGIREGRSRVTDNRASFVPHWVEG, encoded by the coding sequence ATGGAACGCCGCTCCTTTGCGCCGCGCCCCGATTGGCAACAGCGGCTAGAAGCGGTGGGGATGCTGTGGTACGGTGCCGTTCCCGAGCACCCGGTGCCGTACTGGGCCGAGGACGCCGGCTACACTTTCAGCCGCGCTGAAGTGGACGCGCTGGAACAGGCTGCTCAGCAGCTGACCGGGCAGGTGCTGGCCGCCACCGAGTACGCGATCACGGAGCGCCGGCTGGCCGAGCTGGGCATTCCTAACTTTCTGGAAGACGCGGTGCGCGAATCCTGGGACCGCGACGACCCCAGCGTGTACCTGCGGCTAGACCTGGCCTACCGGCCCGGTGAGGTGCCACAGCTGCTGGAGGTCAACGGCCAGACCCCGACCAGCTTGCTGGAAGCGGCCGTCTGCCAGTGGCAGTGGCTGGAAGACCGGCAGGCGGCCGGCGAGCTGCCGGCCCAGGCCGGGCAGTGGAACACCATTCACGAGGCGCTGGGCGAGCAGTGGGCGCACCTGAAGCGGGAGCGCGGCATCCATGAAGTGACCTTCAGTGCCGCCTGGAACGATGAGGACATCGCCACCGTGACCTATCTGCGCGAGCTGGCCAATGCCGCCGGGCTACGCAGCAGCTTTCTGGACGTGGACGAGCTGGGACTGGCCCCCGGCGAGCCCTATCTGCTGGACGGCTGGCCGCGGCCCATTCAGCACCTGATGTGGCTGTGGCCCTTCGAGTTTGCCTGGGACGCCCGCGATGGTGAAGCGCTGGCCCAGACCCAGACCCGCTTTATCGAGCCGCTGTGGAAAGCGGTCAGCAGTTCCAAGGGGCTGCTGGCGCTGCTGCACGAACTGTACCCGGATGACCCGCAGATTCTGCCGGCCAGCCTGACCCCTGGCACCTTGCGCGGCCCCACAGTGCAAAAGCCGCTGTACTCGCGCGAAGGCCAGAACGTGGTGTTACCCGGCGCCGCCATGACGCCGGGCGATTACGCCGGCTACCCCCTGCTGGAGCAGGCGTATACCGAACTGCCCACCTTTCAGGCGGCCGACGGCCCGCGTTATCCGGTGCTGGGCGTGTGGGCCGCCGGCGAGGAGGTCTGCGGGCTGGGCATCCGCGAGGGGCGCAGCCGGGTCACCGACAACCGGGCCAGTTTCGTGCCGCACTGGGTAGAAGGCTGA
- a CDS encoding ion transporter: MPSAPPPPPPDALTFRQKVYGLLDPQDSSGPAEQLFNRLLALLILLNVTVMVLSTVPSIQHEYGRAIRIFDLFCGVVFGLEYLGRLYTAPLRPGAPPGARAYLHYALQPLPLIDLTVVVTLILPGSSALASLRLFKLLSLLRLGRYSTSLQLIGRVISQRSSELFATFLIAAVLVLIAASVLYQAESAAGTPGFGSIPEALWWATVTLTTTGYGDVFPETPLGKLAAGVIMLFSIGMVALPAGMVASSFAEELDQQRAKEAAEAEVQEEEERAASYRYCPHCGERLP; the protein is encoded by the coding sequence ATGCCTTCAGCCCCCCCTCCCCCACCACCCGACGCCCTCACCTTCCGGCAGAAAGTGTACGGGCTGCTGGACCCCCAGGACAGCTCAGGGCCGGCCGAGCAGCTGTTCAACCGGCTGCTGGCGTTGCTGATTCTGCTGAACGTGACGGTGATGGTGCTGAGCACGGTGCCCAGCATTCAGCACGAGTATGGCCGGGCCATCCGCATTTTCGACCTGTTCTGCGGGGTCGTGTTCGGGCTGGAATACCTGGGCCGGCTCTACACTGCGCCGCTGCGGCCGGGTGCTCCGCCGGGGGCCCGGGCCTACCTGCACTACGCCCTGCAGCCCCTGCCGCTGATTGACCTCACCGTGGTGGTCACGCTGATCCTGCCGGGCAGCAGCGCTCTGGCCAGCTTGCGGCTGTTCAAGTTGCTCTCGCTGCTGCGGCTGGGCCGTTACTCGACGTCGCTGCAGCTGATTGGGCGGGTAATCTCGCAGCGGTCAAGTGAACTGTTCGCCACTTTCCTGATCGCGGCGGTGCTGGTTCTGATTGCGGCCAGCGTGCTGTATCAGGCGGAATCGGCAGCGGGCACGCCAGGGTTTGGCAGCATCCCAGAAGCGCTGTGGTGGGCCACCGTCACCCTGACCACCACCGGCTACGGCGACGTGTTTCCGGAAACGCCGCTGGGCAAGCTGGCCGCCGGCGTCATCATGCTGTTCAGCATCGGCATGGTGGCCCTGCCGGCGGGGATGGTTGCCAGCAGCTTTGCCGAGGAGCTGGACCAGCAGCGCGCCAAAGAAGCTGCCGAGGCCGAAGTGCAGGAAGAGGAAGAACGGGCCGCCTCCTACCGCTACTGCCCTCACTGCGGCGAGCGTCTGCCTTAA